Proteins co-encoded in one Bradyrhizobium sp. 170 genomic window:
- a CDS encoding intradiol ring-cleavage dioxygenase encodes MRSFDEATITDAVLQRVRAAKDDRVRQVSEALVRHLHAFVREIEPTQAEWEAGIDFLTRTGQMCDDKRQEFILLSDTLGVSMLVDAINHRTPEGATETTVLGPFYVQRAPEHPLGADISGTMEGAPLLVTGTVSAAGGKPLAGAVVDVWHSDNDGYYDVQQLDEIGDLAMRARFRTDENGQFWFWSIKPAAYPIPHDGPVGKMLEAQGRHPWRPAHVHFMIAAPGCQTLVTHVFAAGDQYLDSDVVFGVKDSLIRQFAGMPAGTAADSREMTQSYYHLNYDFGLKASSEARRSGERAA; translated from the coding sequence ATGCGCAGCTTTGACGAAGCCACGATCACCGACGCCGTCTTGCAGCGCGTCAGGGCTGCGAAGGACGATCGCGTCCGCCAGGTCAGCGAGGCGCTCGTGCGCCATCTGCATGCCTTCGTCAGGGAGATCGAGCCGACGCAGGCGGAATGGGAGGCCGGCATCGATTTCCTGACCCGCACCGGGCAGATGTGCGACGACAAGCGGCAGGAATTCATCCTGCTGTCCGATACGCTCGGCGTCTCCATGCTGGTCGATGCCATCAACCATCGGACACCGGAGGGCGCGACCGAGACGACCGTGCTCGGACCGTTTTACGTACAGCGCGCGCCCGAGCATCCGCTGGGCGCGGACATCTCCGGCACCATGGAGGGCGCGCCGCTCTTGGTCACCGGCACGGTATCGGCGGCTGGCGGCAAGCCGCTCGCCGGCGCCGTGGTGGACGTCTGGCATTCGGACAATGATGGCTATTACGACGTTCAGCAGCTCGATGAGATCGGCGATCTTGCGATGCGCGCGCGGTTTCGCACCGATGAGAACGGCCAGTTCTGGTTCTGGTCGATCAAACCGGCTGCCTATCCGATCCCCCATGACGGTCCAGTCGGCAAGATGCTCGAGGCGCAGGGCCGCCACCCGTGGCGCCCGGCGCACGTCCATTTCATGATTGCCGCGCCGGGATGCCAGACACTGGTGACGCATGTGTTCGCCGCCGGCGATCAATACCTGGATTCGGATGTCGTCTTCGGCGTCAAGGACAGCCTGATCCGGCAGTTCGCCGGCATGCCGGCCGGAACGGCCGCCGATAGCCGCGAGATGACGCAGTCTTATTATCACCTGAACTACGATTTCGGACTGAAAGCGAGTTCGGAAGCTCGCCGTTCCGGAGAGCGCGCCGCTTAA
- a CDS encoding branched-chain amino acid ABC transporter permease, with protein sequence MKSGVTIVTVVAFASVPLWLRDPYLMNALITTGIFVIGAMSLNLLLGFTGQLSLGHIAFFGIGAYVSALTSLGFDAGLPFGFRIVHEPWPPIVGFALAIVIAGLCGYLVGLLSFRVRGAYFVIVTISFAEVVRLVALNWVELTQGPLALTNIPSITIGLSGLGDLTLRTKLQNYYLVLAVAVVTYLLISRLVHSHFGRAMRGLMENETLAVSVGIDVTKTLTLAAVISAGIAGAAGSLYAHYIRIIDPEVFAFINTVTMVIMVITGGKGSLAGPVVGGMIFGLLPVYLRPIMAPEAQWIAYGGVLIVILFVLPRGIVPSLAQRFAKPRKQIEPVAFSERDAKEHA encoded by the coding sequence ATGAAGTCGGGGGTCACCATTGTCACGGTCGTCGCGTTCGCATCGGTGCCACTCTGGCTGCGCGATCCGTATCTTATGAACGCGTTGATCACGACCGGCATCTTCGTCATCGGCGCGATGAGCCTCAATCTGCTGCTCGGGTTCACCGGCCAGCTCAGCCTCGGTCATATCGCGTTCTTCGGCATCGGCGCCTATGTCAGTGCTCTGACGTCGCTTGGCTTCGACGCTGGCTTGCCGTTCGGCTTCCGCATCGTTCACGAGCCATGGCCGCCGATCGTCGGTTTTGCTCTGGCAATCGTCATCGCGGGATTGTGCGGATATCTCGTGGGGCTGCTCTCGTTTCGCGTGCGCGGCGCCTATTTCGTGATCGTGACGATTTCCTTTGCCGAAGTGGTCCGGCTGGTGGCGCTGAATTGGGTCGAGTTGACGCAGGGCCCGCTGGCGCTGACCAACATTCCCTCGATTACGATCGGATTGTCGGGTCTCGGAGATCTGACGCTGCGCACCAAGCTGCAGAACTACTACCTCGTGCTTGCCGTCGCGGTCGTCACCTATCTGCTGATCTCACGCCTGGTCCATTCGCATTTCGGCCGGGCCATGCGCGGGCTGATGGAAAACGAAACGCTGGCGGTGTCGGTCGGCATCGACGTGACAAAGACGCTCACGCTGGCAGCGGTGATCTCGGCAGGGATCGCGGGCGCGGCCGGCAGCCTCTACGCACACTATATCCGGATCATCGATCCCGAGGTGTTCGCCTTCATCAATACCGTGACGATGGTGATCATGGTCATCACCGGCGGCAAGGGGTCACTGGCCGGGCCTGTCGTCGGTGGCATGATCTTCGGACTGCTGCCCGTGTACCTGCGCCCGATCATGGCGCCAGAGGCGCAATGGATCGCCTATGGCGGCGTGCTGATCGTCATCCTGTTCGTATTGCCGCGCGGCATCGTACCATCGCTGGCGCAACGGTTTGCGAAACCGAGAAAACAGATCGAACCGGTTGCTTTCTCCGAACGTGACGCCAAGGAGCATGCGTAA
- the pyrC gene encoding dihydroorotase — protein MTLDSLFDASAESKKRKVDSIRIRRPDDWHVHLRDGAMLRAILPFTAAQFARGIIMPNLVPPVTTAAAAAAYRSRILAARPVGNDFEPLMTCYLTDTTSPDEIQKGHSEGVWVAAKYYPAGATTNAHHGVTSISRIRPVLERMERIGMPLLIHGEATDPAVDIFDREALFLEQTLLPLLRDHQELKAVVEHVTPQEAVDVVRAHGSRIAGTITPHHLVINRTSLFQGGLRPHLYCLPVAKREHHRLALRRAATSGDPCFFIGTDTAPHLSKAKEAACGCAGVFVGATALQTYAQVFDEEIALDRLEAFASLNGARFYGLPANTGTIELKRRAAAAPLAVRVDSDEVMVFRGGESMPWSLGEVRP, from the coding sequence ATGACGCTTGATTCCCTTTTCGACGCCTCTGCGGAGTCCAAGAAACGCAAGGTGGACAGTATCAGGATTCGCCGGCCTGACGATTGGCACGTTCATCTGCGCGATGGCGCGATGCTGCGGGCGATTCTACCCTTCACCGCCGCGCAGTTTGCCCGCGGCATCATCATGCCCAATCTCGTACCGCCGGTGACCACGGCGGCCGCGGCCGCAGCCTATCGCTCCCGCATCCTGGCGGCACGGCCGGTTGGCAACGATTTCGAGCCGCTGATGACCTGCTATCTGACCGACACAACATCGCCCGACGAGATCCAGAAAGGGCATTCGGAAGGTGTTTGGGTTGCCGCAAAATACTATCCGGCCGGCGCCACCACAAATGCCCATCACGGCGTCACGAGCATCAGCAGAATTAGGCCAGTGCTCGAACGCATGGAGCGGATCGGCATGCCTCTGCTCATCCACGGTGAAGCGACCGATCCGGCGGTCGATATCTTCGATCGCGAGGCGCTGTTTCTGGAACAGACTCTGCTGCCGCTGTTGCGGGATCATCAGGAATTGAAAGCCGTCGTCGAGCACGTCACGCCCCAGGAAGCTGTCGACGTCGTCCGGGCGCACGGGTCGCGCATCGCGGGCACGATCACGCCGCATCATCTCGTCATCAACCGTACCTCGCTCTTTCAGGGAGGGCTGCGCCCGCATTTGTATTGCCTGCCGGTCGCCAAGCGTGAACATCATCGTCTGGCGTTACGTCGGGCAGCAACCTCCGGCGATCCGTGTTTCTTCATCGGCACCGATACTGCACCGCATCTTTCCAAGGCGAAGGAGGCTGCTTGCGGCTGTGCCGGCGTGTTTGTCGGCGCGACCGCGTTGCAGACCTATGCGCAGGTCTTCGACGAAGAGATCGCCCTTGATCGGCTCGAGGCGTTTGCATCGTTGAATGGCGCTCGATTTTACGGCCTCCCGGCCAACACCGGCACGATCGAGCTCAAGCGCCGCGCGGCGGCCGCGCCGTTGGCTGTCCGGGTGGATAGCGATGAGGTGATGGTGTTTCGCGGTGGCGAGAGCATGCCGTGGTCGCTCGGTGAGGTGAGGCCGTGA
- a CDS encoding maleylacetate reductase: MQDFVYQSAPMRVVFGTGTLRQLPDELTRLGVSRALVLATPRQNALVAGIRDMIGERFAGVFTGAVMHTPVEVTERAMQTVHDVRADCIVSLGGGSTTGLGKAIALRTDLPQIVLPTSYAGSEMTSVVGQTSGGVKTTQSSPKILPETVIYDVDLTMTMPAELSATSGINAIAHAVEALYARDRNPVISLMAQEGIGTLANALPIICDQPNDKTARTDALYGAWLCGICLGAVGMALHHKLCHTLGGSFSLPHAETHTVILPHALAYNAPAAPEAMTRIAAALGVPDAALGLHDLALKLAAPASLREIGMPESGIDQAADLAVKNPYWNPRPIEREAIRELIARAWRGDTPQTSPTI, translated from the coding sequence ATGCAAGACTTCGTGTACCAGAGCGCGCCGATGCGCGTGGTGTTCGGCACCGGCACGCTGCGTCAACTGCCGGACGAATTGACCCGGCTCGGGGTGTCCCGCGCGCTGGTGCTGGCTACCCCGCGACAGAATGCGCTGGTGGCCGGCATCCGGGATATGATCGGCGAGCGTTTCGCCGGCGTCTTCACCGGGGCGGTCATGCACACGCCCGTCGAGGTGACCGAACGGGCGATGCAAACCGTGCACGACGTGCGGGCCGATTGCATCGTCTCGCTCGGCGGCGGTTCGACCACGGGCCTCGGCAAGGCGATCGCCTTGCGCACCGACCTGCCGCAAATAGTGCTGCCGACCAGCTACGCCGGCTCGGAGATGACGTCTGTCGTCGGCCAGACCAGCGGCGGGGTCAAGACCACGCAGTCGAGCCCGAAAATCCTGCCCGAGACCGTCATCTACGATGTCGACCTCACCATGACGATGCCGGCGGAACTTTCCGCGACATCAGGCATCAACGCCATCGCGCACGCGGTCGAGGCGCTCTACGCGCGGGATCGCAACCCCGTGATATCGCTGATGGCGCAGGAGGGCATTGGCACGCTCGCGAATGCGCTGCCAATAATTTGCGACCAGCCAAACGACAAGACCGCGCGCACCGATGCGCTCTATGGCGCCTGGCTCTGCGGCATCTGCCTCGGCGCCGTCGGCATGGCGCTGCATCACAAGCTCTGCCATACGCTGGGCGGGTCGTTCAGCCTGCCGCACGCGGAAACCCACACCGTCATTCTCCCGCACGCCCTCGCCTACAACGCGCCCGCCGCGCCTGAAGCGATGACGCGTATCGCCGCCGCGCTCGGCGTGCCCGACGCCGCGCTCGGCCTCCACGATCTGGCGCTAAAGCTTGCCGCGCCGGCATCGCTGCGCGAGATCGGCATGCCCGAGAGCGGCATCGACCAGGCCGCCGACCTCGCCGTGAAGAACCCGTACTGGAATCCGCGCCCGATCGAGCGAGAGGCGATCCGCGAACTGATCGCGCGGGCCTGGCGCGGAGACACTCCGCAAACCAGCCCCACGATCTGA
- a CDS encoding branched-chain amino acid ABC transporter permease, with amino-acid sequence MSEFLQHLINMLVLGGTYALLGIGLTLIFGIMNVVNFTHGVLYTFGAYIMFIVVHQLGINFFLALPLAVVAGWLLGAAIELTLLRPLRGSDIDTTMLVMIGAWIAMQSGALWIWGGVAKSVTTPFPEAPLVLGPVSVSWLRLFVLAAAAMLIVVTYLLINRTKLGCAMRATFQDQDTASLMGVNVDLIYTSTFAIGSSLAAAAGALLGPVYVIFPQMGDLAAVKAFAIVILGGLGNITGAVIGGFILALAEELGAGYVSSGYRDAMGFLIIIAVLIFKPTGLFARSERVG; translated from the coding sequence TTGAGCGAATTTCTGCAACATCTGATCAACATGCTGGTCCTCGGCGGCACTTATGCGCTGCTGGGCATCGGACTGACATTGATCTTCGGCATCATGAACGTCGTGAATTTCACGCATGGGGTGCTGTACACGTTCGGCGCCTACATCATGTTCATCGTGGTGCATCAGCTCGGAATTAACTTCTTCCTAGCGTTGCCACTCGCCGTGGTCGCCGGCTGGCTGCTAGGAGCGGCGATCGAATTGACCTTGCTGCGTCCGCTGCGCGGCTCCGACATCGACACGACCATGCTCGTCATGATCGGCGCCTGGATCGCGATGCAGTCCGGCGCGCTGTGGATCTGGGGCGGCGTGGCGAAATCGGTGACCACGCCGTTCCCCGAGGCGCCACTGGTGCTGGGACCAGTCTCGGTGTCCTGGCTGCGGCTGTTCGTGCTCGCCGCGGCGGCGATGCTGATCGTCGTCACATATCTTCTGATCAACAGGACAAAACTCGGCTGCGCGATGCGGGCGACATTTCAGGATCAGGACACCGCCTCGCTGATGGGCGTCAATGTCGACCTGATCTACACCTCGACCTTTGCGATTGGCTCTAGCCTTGCCGCCGCGGCCGGCGCGCTGCTGGGTCCAGTCTACGTCATCTTCCCGCAAATGGGCGATCTCGCCGCGGTCAAGGCATTCGCGATCGTGATCCTCGGCGGGCTCGGCAACATCACCGGCGCGGTGATCGGCGGCTTCATTCTGGCATTGGCGGAGGAACTGGGCGCCGGCTACGTTTCGTCGGGATACCGCGACGCCATGGGCTTTTTGATCATTATCGCGGTTCTGATCTTCAAGCCGACCGGACTTTTCGCGCGCTCGGAGCGCGTGGGATGA
- a CDS encoding MFS transporter, with protein sequence MSTQTIDLHEELAEAKVGKFHWRLGAMMGLLTLFDGYDTFNPAYVIHYVAKPWGLQAGQAGLLISSGLVGFLLGAAIHGIIADRLGRRGTLLGGLWITSIFTLLTATSADSFLSFCILRLLTGIGLGVLLPLATTYINELAPRRIANTFALWGVALGWALGGTLAGVAGVFATPAFGWTSLYWIGSLSFLLLPFMHMMLPESPKFLALQGRVDEIRDMLSKLRPERASVYKSAEFPVGQSEKPVNSVAVLLQAKYRRTTFAIWASAFLSLFCIFGLSGWIPTVMMQRGETFAASFGFGALMQIMSFVGALVLGHLVDKSGSSRGLIATWWAIGGVAVLSLVVLNDHIVNITSVAAAGFFIIGAQFVLNNFTAASYETGVRATAVGMELGVARVGAILGPFVAGALQQYYQSPTPMFLSIGVSAIAAGAIILLARRPAGVPSGNLEQVAGLRKVAQPAS encoded by the coding sequence ATGAGCACGCAGACAATCGATCTTCACGAAGAACTCGCCGAAGCAAAGGTGGGGAAGTTTCACTGGCGCCTCGGCGCCATGATGGGACTGCTCACGCTGTTTGACGGATATGACACGTTCAATCCGGCTTACGTCATCCATTACGTCGCAAAACCGTGGGGCCTTCAGGCCGGCCAGGCTGGACTACTAATCTCCAGCGGGCTAGTCGGATTTCTGCTCGGCGCTGCGATCCACGGCATCATCGCCGACCGTCTCGGCCGCCGCGGCACCCTGCTCGGCGGCCTGTGGATCACCAGCATCTTTACGCTGCTCACGGCGACGTCGGCGGATTCGTTTCTGTCGTTCTGCATCCTGCGGCTACTGACCGGCATCGGTCTCGGCGTGCTGCTGCCTTTGGCGACGACGTACATTAACGAACTGGCGCCGCGACGCATTGCGAACACGTTCGCGCTGTGGGGCGTCGCGCTCGGCTGGGCGCTCGGCGGGACGCTCGCCGGTGTCGCGGGCGTGTTTGCGACGCCGGCCTTCGGCTGGACGTCGTTGTACTGGATCGGGTCGCTGTCATTCCTGCTGCTACCCTTCATGCACATGATGCTGCCGGAATCGCCCAAGTTTCTTGCCTTGCAGGGCCGTGTCGACGAAATCCGCGACATGCTCAGCAAGCTTCGGCCCGAGCGAGCCAGTGTCTACAAGTCCGCCGAATTTCCGGTTGGGCAGTCTGAAAAGCCGGTCAACTCGGTGGCGGTGCTGCTGCAGGCCAAATATCGCCGGACCACGTTTGCAATCTGGGCGTCGGCGTTCCTCAGCCTGTTCTGTATCTTCGGCCTGTCGGGCTGGATTCCGACCGTGATGATGCAGCGCGGAGAAACCTTTGCGGCAAGCTTCGGCTTCGGCGCGCTGATGCAGATCATGTCGTTCGTCGGCGCCCTCGTGCTCGGGCATCTCGTCGACAAGTCCGGCAGTAGCCGCGGGCTGATCGCGACCTGGTGGGCTATCGGCGGTGTCGCGGTGTTGTCGCTCGTGGTGCTGAACGACCACATCGTCAACATCACCTCCGTCGCCGCGGCCGGCTTCTTCATCATCGGCGCGCAGTTCGTGCTGAACAATTTCACCGCGGCATCCTACGAGACCGGCGTGCGCGCCACCGCGGTTGGAATGGAACTCGGGGTCGCGCGGGTCGGCGCCATTCTCGGACCGTTTGTCGCCGGTGCGCTTCAGCAATATTACCAGAGCCCTACGCCGATGTTCCTGTCGATCGGCGTATCGGCGATTGCGGCCGGCGCAATTATCCTGTTGGCACGGCGGCCGGCGGGCGTACCTTCGGGCAACCTTGAACAGGTTGCCGGCTTGCGCAAGGTTGCACAGCCCGCCTCTTGA
- a CDS encoding ABC transporter ATP-binding protein — MTTTALKVEKVAVHFGGLVALSDMNFTVGEGEIVSLIGPNGAGKTTAFNVVTGFLDPTHGAVSYRGTALNGLKPHQIADLGLIRTFQRTSVFPNDTVYDNLLVGLHRQGRVSLLEAILGLRRARSSQRRLRERASELVKWVGLERRAHDLAGSLSYGEQRLVGVALALAAEPSMLLLDEPVSGMNASETHTFVQLVRNIRDRGVTILLVEHDMPMVMSVSDRIVVLNYGRIIAEGSPDVIRNDPAVIEAYLGQGATRA; from the coding sequence ATGACGACGACCGCCCTGAAGGTCGAAAAAGTCGCCGTGCATTTCGGGGGGCTCGTTGCGCTCTCGGACATGAATTTCACGGTCGGCGAGGGCGAGATCGTCAGCCTGATCGGGCCTAACGGCGCCGGCAAGACCACGGCGTTCAACGTCGTTACCGGATTCCTGGATCCAACCCACGGCGCCGTGAGCTATCGCGGGACGGCGCTTAACGGACTGAAGCCGCATCAGATTGCCGACCTGGGACTGATCCGCACCTTCCAGCGCACCAGCGTCTTTCCGAACGACACCGTTTACGACAATCTGCTGGTCGGGCTGCATCGCCAGGGCAGGGTGAGTCTGCTCGAGGCCATTCTCGGCCTGCGGCGCGCCCGGTCGTCGCAGCGGCGCTTGCGGGAACGCGCCAGCGAACTGGTCAAATGGGTCGGCCTCGAACGCCGCGCCCACGATCTTGCGGGCTCGCTGTCCTACGGCGAGCAGCGGTTGGTCGGCGTGGCGCTGGCGCTGGCAGCCGAGCCGTCGATGCTGCTGCTCGACGAGCCGGTCTCCGGCATGAATGCCTCGGAAACACACACCTTCGTGCAGTTGGTCCGCAACATCCGGGATCGCGGCGTCACCATCCTGCTGGTCGAGCACGACATGCCGATGGTGATGAGCGTCTCCGATCGAATCGTGGTGCTGAACTACGGCCGGATCATCGCCGAGGGTTCGCCGGACGTGATCCGGAACGACCCGGCCGTTATCGAGGCCTATCTCGGGCAGGGAGCGACACGTGCTTGA
- a CDS encoding ABC transporter ATP-binding protein gives MLEIRDMVCGYGGVTALRGISLEVKAGQLVALIGANGAGKSTTLRAISGLVAPRSGSMLFEGKDIAGAKPPRVVASGIAHCPEGRRVFPHMTVEENLDMGAYLRTRSAEISEDRARIYAEFPRLAERRKQAAGTLSGGEQQMLAIGRALMSRPRLIMFDEPSLGLAPNIVERTFAIIRGIRDAGTTVLLVEQNAFAALEMCDHAYLLEGGRIVLSGPGAEMIENEHVRKAYLGG, from the coding sequence GTGCTTGAGATCCGCGACATGGTGTGTGGCTATGGCGGTGTCACGGCGTTGCGCGGCATTTCGCTGGAGGTCAAGGCCGGACAGCTCGTCGCCCTGATCGGCGCCAACGGCGCCGGCAAGAGCACCACGCTGCGCGCGATCTCCGGGCTGGTTGCGCCGCGTTCCGGATCGATGCTGTTCGAGGGCAAGGACATTGCGGGCGCCAAGCCGCCGCGCGTGGTGGCCAGCGGGATCGCGCACTGTCCGGAAGGACGGCGGGTGTTTCCGCACATGACGGTCGAGGAAAATCTCGACATGGGGGCCTATCTGCGCACCAGATCCGCGGAGATATCGGAGGACCGCGCTCGGATCTATGCCGAGTTTCCGCGCCTTGCCGAACGGAGAAAGCAGGCGGCAGGCACCTTGTCTGGCGGCGAACAGCAAATGCTGGCGATCGGCCGGGCGCTGATGTCGCGGCCACGCTTGATCATGTTCGACGAGCCGTCCCTTGGGCTCGCGCCTAACATCGTCGAGCGAACCTTTGCGATCATCCGCGGCATCCGCGATGCCGGGACGACGGTCCTGCTGGTGGAGCAGAACGCGTTTGCGGCGCTCGAGATGTGCGACCACGCCTATCTGCTGGAGGGCGGCCGCATCGTTCTGTCGGGGCCGGGCGCGGAGATGATCGAGAACGAGCACGTTCGAAAGGCCTATCTTGGCGGATGA
- a CDS encoding alpha/beta hydrolase: MTDISATKEPSLDPRSNWAALSQAERDAAYDNNAAVKNSAALIAERNEASEALRASRKSFLDLPYGDRERTKIDLYPATEKTAPCLVFLHGGYWQRNSREVFAMLVEGVATHGWSVAITGYSLAPDASLTEIVTEISRSLDWLAENGASYGIIGPVVLSGWSAGAHLVATALDHPRVTAGLAISGVYDLAPIRDTGLNNALKLTDQEVANLSPLRLPAVHKRLDIAYGTAELPALVFDSIQLHELRMAAHAPGKLFPIEGADHFSILSELRRPDGALVDIARKLVG; the protein is encoded by the coding sequence GTGACTGATATCTCCGCGACAAAAGAGCCGTCTCTCGATCCCCGGTCGAACTGGGCCGCGCTTTCCCAGGCGGAGCGCGACGCTGCCTACGACAACAATGCGGCAGTGAAGAACAGCGCGGCGCTGATTGCCGAACGAAACGAGGCTTCCGAAGCGCTGCGCGCCAGCCGCAAATCATTTCTGGATTTGCCGTATGGCGATCGCGAAAGGACGAAGATCGATCTCTATCCGGCCACCGAGAAGACAGCCCCCTGCCTGGTGTTCCTGCACGGCGGTTACTGGCAGCGCAATTCGCGCGAAGTATTTGCCATGCTGGTCGAAGGCGTCGCGACGCACGGCTGGTCGGTCGCCATTACCGGATATTCGCTGGCTCCCGACGCTTCGTTGACAGAGATCGTCACGGAGATATCCCGGTCGCTCGATTGGCTGGCCGAAAACGGAGCGTCATACGGCATCATCGGGCCCGTCGTGCTCTCGGGCTGGTCGGCCGGTGCCCACCTGGTCGCAACGGCACTCGATCACCCGCGCGTCACGGCGGGACTGGCGATTTCCGGTGTGTACGATCTTGCACCCATCCGCGATACGGGGCTCAACAACGCGCTGAAGCTGACAGACCAGGAAGTCGCAAATCTCTCGCCGCTTCGCCTGCCCGCCGTCCACAAGCGGCTCGACATCGCCTACGGCACGGCCGAACTTCCGGCGCTGGTTTTCGATTCAATCCAGCTTCATGAATTGCGCATGGCCGCGCACGCGCCGGGCAAGCTTTTCCCGATCGAAGGCGCAGACCATTTCAGCATTCTCAGCGAGCTACGGCGTCCTGACGGCGCGCTTGTCGATATCGCGCGAAAGCTCGTCGGCTAG
- a CDS encoding Rieske 2Fe-2S domain-containing protein produces the protein MADERPEAAVSSDDGKWMPVCGLSRLISQTIVCIRVTGVDLILAWSEGRAVACERMCPHEQADLSLGLLSGGRLFCPRHSASFDLRNGQISYGWPSRPLWLYPVRIRDDQVWIDAAAIKSTAN, from the coding sequence TTGGCGGATGAGCGGCCTGAAGCGGCGGTGTCGTCGGACGACGGGAAATGGATGCCGGTCTGCGGGCTCAGCCGGCTGATTTCGCAAACGATCGTCTGCATCCGCGTGACCGGCGTCGATTTGATCCTGGCCTGGAGCGAAGGACGTGCGGTCGCCTGCGAACGGATGTGCCCGCACGAGCAGGCTGATCTCAGTCTCGGGCTCTTGTCAGGAGGACGCTTGTTCTGTCCCCGTCACTCGGCCTCGTTCGATCTCCGTAACGGCCAGATTTCCTACGGTTGGCCGAGCCGGCCGTTGTGGCTATACCCGGTCCGGATCAGAGACGATCAGGTCTGGATCGACGCTGCGGCGATCAAATCGACGGCGAACTAG
- the dusA gene encoding tRNA dihydrouridine(20/20a) synthase DusA: MLKYQGYRFSVAPMMDWTDRHCRVFHRLMTRRSRLYTEMLTTGAIIHGDRRRLLGFDPSEHPVALQLGGSDPGDLATAAKIGEDFGYDEINLNVGCPSDRVKDGRFGACLMAEPALVADGVAAMKRAVNIPVTVKCRIGIDDQDPEVALDVLARSVVAAGADALIVHARKAWLNGLSPKENRDIPPLDYDRVYRLKAALPDVPIIINGGIGSIAEAKRHLDHVDGVMLGRAAYQEPWRLLDVDPELFGEAAPYATMKDVFEAMFPYIEDQLAQGARLHSMTRHFVGAFHGVPGARAFRRHLAERGVRPGAGVDVLRDAIELVEDRAAALVAA, from the coding sequence CTGTTGAAATATCAAGGCTATCGATTTTCCGTTGCCCCCATGATGGATTGGACCGACCGGCATTGCCGCGTCTTCCACCGTCTGATGACGCGGCGGAGCCGGCTTTACACGGAGATGCTGACGACCGGCGCCATTATTCATGGCGACCGCAGGCGGCTGCTCGGCTTCGATCCGAGCGAGCATCCCGTGGCCCTTCAGCTCGGCGGTTCCGATCCCGGCGATCTCGCCACCGCTGCGAAGATCGGCGAGGATTTCGGCTACGATGAAATCAATCTCAATGTCGGCTGTCCCTCCGACCGGGTGAAGGACGGCCGCTTCGGCGCCTGCCTGATGGCGGAGCCGGCGCTGGTTGCCGACGGCGTTGCGGCCATGAAGCGCGCGGTCAACATTCCCGTCACCGTCAAATGCCGGATCGGCATCGACGATCAGGATCCGGAAGTCGCGCTCGATGTGCTGGCGCGCAGTGTGGTCGCGGCCGGTGCCGACGCGCTGATCGTGCATGCTCGAAAAGCCTGGCTCAACGGTTTGTCACCGAAGGAAAATCGCGACATCCCACCGCTCGATTACGACAGGGTCTACCGGCTGAAGGCTGCACTGCCCGATGTTCCCATCATCATCAATGGCGGCATCGGCAGCATTGCGGAGGCGAAACGGCATCTCGACCATGTCGACGGCGTGATGCTGGGACGGGCGGCCTATCAGGAGCCGTGGCGTTTGCTCGACGTCGATCCGGAATTGTTCGGCGAGGCGGCGCCATACGCCACCATGAAGGACGTCTTCGAAGCGATGTTTCCCTACATCGAAGACCAGTTGGCGCAGGGCGCACGGCTGCATTCGATGACACGGCATTTCGTCGGCGCGTTTCACGGCGTGCCCGGCGCGCGTGCCTTCCGCCGCCATCTGGCGGAGAGGGGCGTCAGGCCGGGCGCCGGCGTCGACGTGCTGCGCGATGCGATCGAGTTGGTCGAGGACCGCGCAGCGGCGCTGGTCGCGGCTTAA